One Malus sylvestris chromosome 14, drMalSylv7.2, whole genome shotgun sequence DNA segment encodes these proteins:
- the LOC126599814 gene encoding remorin 1.4-like, with the protein MASPAPTTPEKEKAVPAKVEKDAGLIRKVLSIKSLGLIKAWEESEKTKVDNKAKKKFSNVVAWELSKQATIDARQKKYEQKLEKKKALYVEKMQNKLAEIHKAAEEKRAMVVEGKRIEHNKVGKKADDFREVGLVPKKILPCFNY; encoded by the exons ATGGCGAGCCCAGCGCCAACAAcaccagaaaaagaaaaggctgTTCCTGCAAAAGTTGAaa AGGATGCAGGTTTGATTAGAAAAG TTTTGTCAATCAAGTCATTGGGTTTAATCAAAGCATGGGAAGAAAGCGAGAAAACAAAAGTAGATAACAA AGCAAAGAAAAAGTTTTCTAATGTTGTGGCTTGGGAGCTAAGCAAGCAAGCAACCATTGATGCACGTCAAAAGAAATATGAG CAAAAACTAGAAAAGAAGAAGGCTTTGTACGTTGAAAAGATGCAAAACAAACTAGCTGAAATCCATAAGGCAGCAGAAGAGAAGAGGGCGATGGTTGTAGAGGGGAAAAGGATAGAACATAATAAGGTGGGCAAGAAGGCTGACGATTTCCGTGAAGTAGGGCTTGTACCAAAGAAAATCCTACCATGTTTTAACTATTGA